The window GCTTCATCCTCGATGCCGATCTCGACTTCCTCGACATCGCCGGCCAGACAGACGGCTACATGCCCGgcgacctcatcctcctcatctcccgCGCCCGCAACGAGGCCCTCTCCCGCTCCGTCACCTCTTCTCTGTCTTCCAACGTCCCCAATCCAAACCtaaccaccatccacctctCCCGCGCGGACTTCACCTCCGCCCTGAAAGGCTTTACCCCTGCTTCCCTCAGAAACGTAACCCTCcaatcctccaccacgactTTTGCCTCGATCGGTGGCCTTCAGGAAACCCGCCAGGTCCTCCTGGAAACACTGCAGTATCCCACCAAATACGCCCCCATTTTCGCCCAATGCCCCCTGCGGCTCCGTTCAGGGTTGTTGTTATACGGCTACCCAGGCTGCGGCaaaaccctcctcgcctctgCCGTCGCGGGCGAGTGCGGCCTGAATTTCATCTCGGTCAAGGGACCAGAGATTCTGAACAAGTACATTGGTGCCTCTGAAAAATCCGTCCGCGACCTCTTTGCCCGAGCCTCGGCCGCTAAGCCGTGCGTGTTGTTCTTTGACGAGTTTGACAGCATCGCCCCCAAGAGAGGCCACGACTCGACTGGTGTGACAGACAGAGTAGTCAACCAGCTTTTGACGCAAATGGATGGTGCGGAAGGACTGTCTGGTGTTTACGTGCTCGCTGCTACCTCCCGGCCGGATTTGATCGACCCTGCGTTGCTACGACCAGGAAGATTGGACAAGAGTTTGCTCTGTGACTTTCCCAACGAGGAAGACAGATTGGATATCATCCGTGCGTTGGCCGGGAAAGTGAAGGTAGATGAAGAAGtttggggggatgagggggtgctgagggagttggggaggaggacggacGGGTTCAGCGGGGCGGATTTGCAAGCGTTGGTTAGTAATGCGCAGTTGGAGGCTATTCAtgatgttttgggggatAGGGAGACTTCTGCCACGGTTGTTACTAGGAGGGGGGCGAAGGGTAACAAGGGGACGGGAAGGGCGAGGGATTTCTTGCAGTTCAAgtatggggaggaggaggtgaatgGGGATGTGGGGGTGCCGAAGACGAGGCAGCAGATGCTGGCTGAGCAGGCGGCTATTgtggggaagttggaggggaTTAAAGctgcgaggaagaggagcaagGTTGCGCCAGCGGGGCAGAAGCAGCTGGAGGATaagaaggaggttgatgctggggggaacaaggaggtggtgattaAGTGGGCGCACTTggagaaggcgttggaggagacgagggcTAGTATTTCTAGGACGGAGAGAGCGAGACTGGAGAGGATTTATAGGGAGTTTGtggatgggaggagtggggagatgaaggatgGGCAGGGGAGTATGGagattggggggaggagtagTTTGATGTAGAGGGCGTGTTGGGGGTGTAATCAATGTGTATAAGTGTGTATAAGTGTGTGTAATCAAAATCATTAGAGATGTGCAAGTTAGGGTTATGTTCAAAAAGCTGCCAAAGAGGTTGGTTTGTGCGTGTCATCAATTGCGAGAAATCTTTTTGATGTATGGTGCAAAATGAACTTTTGTCTAGCccttttctgttttctttcctctGTCCTTTCATAGTCACTTGAACGGGTTAAAATCCCAAACCTCCatgccaacaccacccaccagcaccttCCCTGACTCAATaacctccacatcccccacaTCAGCTATCCCACTGTACCTATTATCCTGCAGCGATATCTCCATCCCCTGTCCGCCCTCTCCAGGTACCGCTCTCCAAAGCTTGATCCTCTGGTCATTgctcaccgtcaccacctcAATCATATCCGTATCATCCCTCACAATCTTCATCCCCGTCACAGCCGCGCCGTGAGCAGAAGACACCCTGTACCGCCCACTCACCACATACTTCACATCattctcctccatcctcaaaTCAGTGATGACAAGAGCGTTATCGTCTCCACCCGTGGAGATAACATAGTGACAGTCTTCCAGATCAACTACATCAAGAGACTTGATACTACTCTGATgcaccttcaacaacaacttcaacctcaGCGGCGAGTTATTCGCGTGCCCAACATCCGGGTTTATGTTCAGGTCTGTACGTGTCCAAATGGCGATGTGGCCGTCGGTATACGCCACCAGGATGTCTCCATTAGACAAGAATCGCAACTGCGTCGGACAAGCGCCCGTATATTTCGCCTCGCTGCCAAACTCGAATTCCTGAGTCCTTTCGCCATAGGCATACGTCTGGATGGTGGAGTTGGAAAGCGCAATCGCAAACTCGTTGTGGTACTCCCCGATGTAGTTGGTTGACCAGGAAAAGGCCATGATCCGCAGGTCTTTGTCCTTGCTTTGGAAGTTCCAGACAGCTTCGCATTTAACAGCGATGGTCTCATAGTCTGATTCGAGACGGGTGATGTCCCATATGAAGAGCTCCTCGCTTCCGCCGCAGCTAACGAGGGTGCTGTCACCCTTCCACTGGAGGGACTGGATGCCGGAGGAGTGCTTCTCTAGCGTGGCAAGACACTTGAAACCTTGTCCGGTTGGCGAGTGTGTCCAGATGCGGATCACGGtgtcttctgctgctgtggcgaTGTACTTGAACGAGGAGCTGCACGCTACAGCACGGATTTCTCTACCATGACCGCCTTCCTTGATGGTTCTGAGGAAGGTGGACGATTGTGAGTAGAAGCGGAGGTGAGAGGATTTGGTGAAAACCAGGCGAAGGGCGTTGGGGTTCGACAAGGCGGAGATAATGGCGAAGGAGCGGTGGGCGCCGCCGCATTCAAGGGATGCTAGGACGGCGGATGTTGTAGCATTGTAGTAGATGAACTGTTTTCCTTTGAATCCATGGAGGATGAGTTCTGGGTTCTCGGCTGTGGTGAACCAAGCACCCTCGATCATGCCCATTGGCGGTGAGATTTCATGTCGGAGACTAAAGGTACGATTGTCCGCCCTAAGGGTGTACATGCGGTATATTCCGTCCCGACATGTGGTAAGAAACTCGCGGGAACATCCAGGCAAAGGCACAATGGCGGTAATGGCGTCTTTGGTTTTGGGATCCCGGCAGGAGCACCCTGGGAAGAGGACATCGGTTGCGTCTCCCGAGTTGGGATAGGAGGTGACGAAACCCACGCGAGACCCCAGCATAATAACTGAACCAACTCGAGCTGCCGCTGTAGGGATGTAGTTTTCCTTGAGAGAAAGGGTAACATCGCCAAAGCTTGGTTCGTTCGTTGAAGCGTTGAAACTGAGAATATAAGCGCGGTCGGCACCCAGCACCGTGACGACTGCCTGCCAATTCTGAGCATCGGCGGCCACAAGCGGCAGAATATCCTGAATCTTTCCCGGCAATTGTCCAACAGAGCGGA is drawn from Podospora pseudocomata strain CBS 415.72m chromosome 1 map unlocalized CBS415.72m_1, whole genome shotgun sequence and contains these coding sequences:
- the WDR6 gene encoding WD repeat-containing protein 6 (EggNog:ENOG503NVGF; COG:S), giving the protein MSQTSTPHPRTQLQQSFVLSPITALEIYHAESNSSYLLAGEDTWLRIYDVATSRLVSQLRVFNSQPIHGIHAWKSEDGTPTTEGGFLIWGGQSVMVLPPSSVASLIQGTAPTELPTEFQAPDWIYDGILFSCNGETLGALVTAHNEIVTLKLSSDGNLLELGPVVSPSRPILYSANLMFLGDNTILVAGGTVFGEIIVWKYYLDSCRPSQWEVLYVFGGHEGSIFGVTISPELEFSPGSKFRLLASCSDDRTIRIWDITNRHLIVRENGMEIDSKALGEGRETGFGGNSEVKEENKKDSTRCVAVAMGHLSRIWHVKFGEYTSRSNGSINVYSFGEDTTRQKWELSLDLTGSEGPKGALKHRTTDGCHNGKNIWSAAVSNREGRASIIATGGADGKIVVSGGLSNSASEGGFEDFDLNLSFDDVLEHIQKNSETSLMSPLAKGDPRQAFQKYAFLSDSRVVSTTSPGRIFMADIQGKPKWREVQLPAEVVADLRSYNVMKTVAADTVVLGSAAGNVYVLQSEKPIRSVGQLPGKIQDILPLVAADAQNWQAVVTVLGADRAYILSFNASTNEPSFGDVTLSLKENYIPTAAARVGSVIMLGSRVGFVTSYPNSGDATDVLFPGCSCRDPKTKDAITAIVPLPGCSREFLTTCRDGIYRMYTLRADNRTFSLRHEISPPMGMIEGAWFTTAENPELILHGFKGKQFIYYNATTSAVLASLECGGAHRSFAIISALSNPNALRLVFTKSSHLRFYSQSSTFLRTIKEGGHGREIRAVACSSSFKYIATAAEDTVIRIWTHSPTGQGFKCLATLEKHSSGIQSLQWKGDSTLVSCGGSEELFIWDITRLESDYETIAVKCEAVWNFQSKDKDLRIMAFSWSTNYIGEYHNEFAIALSNSTIQTYAYGERTQEFEFGSEAKYTGACPTQLRFLSNGDILVAYTDGHIAIWTRTDLNINPDVGHANNSPLRLKLLLKVHQSSIKSLDVVDLEDCHYVISTGGDDNALVITDLRMEENDVKYVVSGRYRVSSAHGAAVTGMKIVRDDTDMIEVVTVSNDQRIKLWRAVPGEGGQGMEISLQDNRYSGIADVGDVEVIESGKVLVGGVGMEVWDFNPFK